Proteins encoded by one window of Salvia splendens isolate huo1 chromosome 5, SspV2, whole genome shotgun sequence:
- the LOC121803492 gene encoding uncharacterized protein LOC121803492 has protein sequence MLRRRFLSSVIFFSEAVASPIPHALFHHSSPVFSEATHTVKFLGIEKYFGKKPRILDSCPELEAQNAEENLMENDDINESEIKADLGLRKPIAEYGVNIRDRIRREYVAKGPCQPKGNIFQKTHQGKDNRSFRDAWYKDYD, from the exons ATGCTACGACGCCGTTTCCTCTCCTCTGTAATCTTCTTCAGCGAGGCTGTTGCATCCCCAATTCCCCATGCCCTATTCCACCATTCCTCCCCTGTATTCAGTGAAGCAACTCATACCGTGAAATTTTTAG gtatagagaaatattttggaaaaaaaCCAAGAATTTTGGATTCTTGTCCAGAACTAGAAGCACAGAATGCTGAAGAAAATTTGATGGAGAATGATGATATAAATGAAAGTGAAATCAAGGCTGATCTTGGTTTGCGAAAACCAATTGCAGAATATGGTGTGAATATTCGGGATCGTATTCGTAGAGAATATGTAGCAAAAGGCCCTTGTCAACCAAAGggtaatatttttcaaaaaacgCATCAAGGAAAAGATAATAGGAGTTTTAGAGATGCTTGGTACAAAGATTATGATTGA
- the LOC121803832 gene encoding uncharacterized protein LOC121803832, with the protein MANACAVETTLDILGELGDRHFSILVDESRDCSTKEQMAIVIRFVNKDGQIIERLRGQGYDGASNMRGECNGLKALILKENPSACYLISIVTTCGSSCKRADMIRQIEHDRLVEMIENGEIGTGRGQNQETSLKRPGDTRWGSHYVTVILLANMWQSVTEVLENVLVDGEEYETRGKAVGLVQKMETFEFVFILMLMNHLLGVIQPLSCALQQRDQDILNAIFLIENVKESLRSFREFGCDTFLQEVNDFCGANDISITNMDDDAPKRISKRNGSNIKNYHHYRDEIFCQVVDLLTQEMENRFSEASTDLLSCMACLDPKNDFAAFNVHKLVHLATLYPKDFTSTQHTELFKQLETFVDVVRRDARLNGIKDLASLSQKIVETKKDKVFPLVYRLIELVLILPVATASVERVFSAMKFVKTDLRNRMGDEWLNDSLVVYNERSIFASVSNERILKRFQDMDTRRNQLSRLTDARAT; encoded by the exons ATGGCTAATGCTTGTGCGGTGGAAACCACACTTGATATATTGGGAGAACTTGGAGACAGACACTTTTCAATCCTAGTTGATGAGTCACGTGATTGCTCAACAAAGGAGCAAATGGCAATTGTCATAAGATTTGTGAACAAGGATGGCCAGATAATTGAAAG ATTGAGAGGCCAAGGATACGATGGAGCATCAAACATGCGAGGTGAATGCAATGGATTGAAAGCACTAATTTTAAAGGAAAATCCATCAGCTTG TTATCTTATCTCGATTGTCACAACATGTGGTTCTTCTTGCAAAAGGGCTGATATGATTCGACAAATTGAGCACGATAGACTAGTTGAAATGATAGAGAATGGGGAAATCGGTACTGGTAGAGGCCAAAATCAAGAAACTTCTTTGAAGAGACCCGGTGATACTCGATGGGGATCTCATTATGTCACCGTGATTCTTCTTGCAAATATGTGGCAGTCAGTAACCGAAGTACTTGAAAACGTACTTGTTGATGGAGAAGAATATGAAACAAGGGGCAAAGCTGTAGGTCTCGTACAGAAAATGGAGACTTTTGAATTTGTATTcatccttatgttgatgaaccATTTGTTGGGGGTTATTCAACCATTGTCTTGTGCCTTGCAACAAAGAGATCAAGATATTTTAAATGCGATTTTCTTGATAGAGAATGTGAAAGAAAGCTTGAGATCATTTCGAGAATTTGGATGTGATACTTTCTTGCAAGAAGTGAATGATTTTTGTGGGGCAAATGACATTTCAATAACAAACATGGATGATGATGCTCCAAAGCGGATTAGTAAGAGGAATGGTTCAAACATCAAGAACTACCATCATTATCGCGATGAAATATTTTGTCag GTCGTCGACTTACTTACACAAGAGATGGAAAATCGTTTCTCTGAGGCATCCACAGACTTGCTAAGTTGTATGGCATGCCTCGATCCAAAAAATGATTTCGCTGCTTTTAATGTTCATAAGCTTGTTCATCTTGCTACTCTTTACCCAAAGGACTTCACATCGACTCAACATACTGAATTGTTTAAACAACTTGAAACTTTTGTTGATGTTGTGAGAAGAGATGCACGATTGAATGGTATCAAAGATTTGGCTAGCCTATCTCAGAAGATTGTTGAAACCAAGAAAGATAAAGTTTTTCCGTTGGTTTATCGTCTGATTGAGTTGGTATTGATCTTACCTGTAGCGACTGCATCTGTTGAAAGAGTATTTTCAGCAATGAAATTTGTCAAGACTGACTTGCGGAATAGGATGGGAGATGAGTGGTTGAATGACAGTTTGGTAGTATACAATGAAAGATCCATCTTTGCTAGTGTTTCTAATGAAAGAATCTTGAAACGTTTTCAAGATATGGATACCCGTAGAAATCAGTTGTCTCGGTTAACAGATGCTAGAGCTACTTGA
- the LOC121803130 gene encoding ABC transporter B family member 19-like → MAEAAAESKATGNEEKKKEQSLPFYHLFSFADRYDYLLMISGSLGAVIHGSSMPVFFLLFGEMVNGFGKNQSDLHKMTHEVGKYALYFVFLGLVVCCSSYAEIACWMYTGERQAGRLRRKYLEAVLKQDVGFFDTDARTGDIVFSVSTDTLLVQDAISEKVGNFIHYLSTFLAGLVVGFVSAWRLALLSVAVIPGIAFAGGLYAYTLTGLTSKTRQSYASAGVVAEQSIAQVRTVYSYVGETKALDAYSELIQNTLKLGYKAGTAKGLGLGCTYGIACMSWALVFWYAGVFIRNGQTDGGKAFTAIFSAIVGGMSLGQSFSNLGAFSKGKAAGYKLMEIIKQKPKIVEDASGAECLTDVVGNIEFRNVSFSYPSRPDISIFRDFSIFFPAGKTVAVVGGSGSGKSTIVSLIERFYDPNRGEVLLDGVNIKMLRLKWLRSQIGLVNQEPALFATTILDNILYGKPDATMAQVEAAASAANAHSFIALLPNAYNTQVGERGVQLSGGQKQRIAIARAMLKDPKILLLDEATSALDAGSESIVQEALERLMVGRTSLVVAHRLSTVRNVDSIAVLQQGQVVETGTHEDLIDKAGGAYASLIRFQEMAGNSASTHRTRSSRLSHSLSTKSLSLRSGSLRNLSYSYSTGVDGRIEMVSKAETDRRNGAPDRYFWRLLKINAPEWPYSILGAVGSVLSGFIGPTFALVMSNMIEVFYYTDSAAMERKTKEYVFIYIGAGVYAVVAYLIQHYFFSIMGENLTTRVRRMMFAAILRNEVGWFDEQENNSSLLAARLGSYAGDVKSAIAERISVVLQNMTSLLASFIVAFIVEWRVSLLILATFPLLVLANFAQQLALKGFSGDAAKAHAKTSMIAGEGVSNIRTVAAFNAQEKILSMYTHELRIPQRCSLRRSQCSGLLFGLSQLALYASEALILWYGAHLVTTGLSTFSKVLKVFVVLVVTANSVAETISLAPEIMRGGESVAFIFSILDRPTRIDPDDPDAELVDSIRGDVELRHVDFAYPSRPEVAIFKDFSLRIRAGQSQALVGASGSGKSTVIALVERFYDPGAGKVMIDGKDIRSLNLRSLRRRIGLVQQEPVLFAASIFNNIAYGKEGATEAEVVEAARAANVHAFVSGLPDGYRTSVGEKGVQLSGGQKQRIAIARAVIKNPSILLLDEATSALDAESECVLQEALERLMRGRTTVVVAHRLSTIRGVDNIAVVQDGRVVEQGSHRQLVSRQDGAYSRLLQLQHHRI, encoded by the exons ATGGCGGAAGCAGCAGCTGAATCTAAAGCAACTGGGaatgaagagaagaagaaagagcaaAGCCTGCCATTCTACCATCTATTTTCGTTTGCGGATAGATACGATTACTTGCTGATGATTTCCGGCAGCCTCGGTGCTGTCATACACGGCTCCTCAATGCCTGTTTTCTTTCTGCTTTTTGGGGAAATGGTTAATGGTTTCGGTAAAAACCAATCGGATTTGCACAAAATGACACATGAAGTTGGAAAG TACGCTTTGTATTTCGTGTTTCTTGGCTTGGTGGTGTGCTGCTCTTCCTACGCAG AGATTGCATGCTGGATGTACACGGGAGAGAGGCAAGCTGGGAGGCTgagaagaaaatatttggaGGCAGTGTTGAAACAGGACGTGGGATTTTTTGATACTGATGCAAGAACTGGTGATATTGTTTTTAGTGTTTCTACCGACACTCTTCTTGTACAAGATGCAATCAGCGAGAAG GTTGGAAACTTTATACATTACCTATCGACGTTCTTGGCGGGGTTGGTGGTTGGCTTTGTGTCAGCATGGAGGCTTGCCCTGCTGAGTGTGGCTGTGATTCCCGGAATTGCATTTGCTGGAGGTCTCTATGCCTACACCCTTACTGGACTCACCTCCAAGACTCGCCAATCCTACGCCAGCGCTGGTGTCGTTGCTGAGCAG TCGATTGCACAAGTTAGGACGGTTTACTCGTATGTTGGGGAGACGAAAGCACTGGATGCATATTCAGAATTGATACAGAACACTCTAAAGCTCGGATACAAGGCTGGAACGGCTAAAGGGCTTGGACTAGGATGTACCTATGGCATAGCCTGCATGTCGTGGGCACTCGTGTTCTGGTATGCCGGTGTCTTCATTAGAAACGGACAGACTGATGGTGGCAAGGCATTCACGGCTATCTTCTCTGCCATTGTTGGTGGCAT GAGCCTTGGTCAGTCGTTTTCTAATCTTGGGGCGTTCAGTAAAGGTAAGGCTGCCGGATACAAGTTGATGGAGATAATCAAGCAGAAGCCTAAGATAGTCGAGGATGCATCAGGCGCTGAGTGCCTTACCGATGTTGTGGGGAACATCGAGTTCAGGAATGTGAGTTTCAGCTATCCATCGCGGCCGGATATCTCAATCTTTAGAGATTTCTCAATTTTCTTCCCTGCTGGGAAAACAGTTGCTGTCGTTGGTGGAAGTGGTTCGGGAAAGAGCACGATTGTCTCCTTGATTGAAAGGTTCTACGACCCCAATCGTG GGGAAGTTTTGCTGGATGGTGTGAACATAAAGATGTTGCGCCTCAAATGGTTGCGGTCTCAAATTGGTTTGGTGAACCAAGAACCTGCACTCTTCGCCACGACAATACTCGACAACATTCTCTATGGAAAGCCCGATGCAACAATGGCACAAGTCGAGGCTGCTGCTTCCGCTGCTAACGCTCATAGCTTCATCGCCTTGCTTCCTAACGCTTACAACACGCAGGTAGGAGAGCGTGGAGTTCAGCTCTCAGGCGGCCAAAAGCAGAGGATTGCAATCGCCAGAGCTATGCTAAAGGATCCGAAGATACTACTGCTCGACGAAGCAACCAGTGCGCTTGATGCTGGCTCAGAGAGCATCGTCCAGGAGGCTCTCGAGCGGCTTATGGTGGGCAGGACTAGCTTAGTTGTAGCTCATCGCCTCTCCACAGTAAGAAACGTAGACTCCATCGCAGTTCTACAGCAAGGGCAAGTCGTCGAAACTGGGACACACGAAGACCTAATTGACAAGGCTGGTGGGGCATATGCCTCTCTTATTAGGTTCCAAGAAATGGCGGGAAACAGTGCTTCAACACACCGTACACGGTCCTCACGCCTTAGCCACTCGTTGTCGACTAAATCCCTCAGCCTCCGGTCCGGCAGTCTGAGGAATCTGAGCTATTCTTACAGCACGGGTGTGGATGGCCGGATAGAGATGGTCTCAAAAGCAGAGACTGATAGGAGAAATGGAGCCCCGGACAGATATTTTTGGCGACTTCTCAAAATTAATGCCCCCGAATGGCCTTACTCTATATTGGGAGCTGTAGGGTCTGTTCTTTCTGGTTTCATTGGCCCAACTTTTGCCTTGGTGATGAGTAATATGATTGAGGTGTTCTACTATACGGATTCGGCCGCCATGGAGAGGAAAACGAAGGAATACGTGTTCATTTATATCGGAGCTGGTGTGTATGCTGTTGTTGCATATTTGATTCAGCACTACTTTTTCAGTATCATGGGAGAAAACCTTACTACAAGAGTGAGGAGGATGATGTTTGCAG CAATATTGAGGAATGAAGTGGGATGGTTCGACGAGCAGGAGAACAACTCGAGCCTCCTTGCAGCGCGGCTGGGAAGCTATGCTGGTGATGTGAAATCTGCGATTGCGGAGAGAATATCCGTTGTGTTGCAGAACATGACATCTCTTCTCGCTTCTTTCATAGTTGCCTTCATAGTTGAATGGAGGGTTTCATTGCTCATATTAGCTACCTTTCCTCTACTTGTCTTAGCCAACTTTGCTCAG CAATTGGCGCTGAAAGGGTTCTCAGGAGACGCGGCGAAGGCGCATGCGAAGACAAGCATGATCGCAGGGGAAGGAGTGAGCAACATAAGAACTGTGGCGGCCTTCAATGCCCAAGAAAAGATCCTCTCTATGTACACGCACGAGCTCCGAATTCCACAACGTTGCAGTCTGCGTCGCAGCCAGTGCTCGGGTCTGCTATTTGGCCTCTCCCAGCTCGCCCTCTACGCCTCCGAAGCTCTCATCCTCTGGTACGGCGCCCACCTCGTCACCACGGGTCTCTCCACCTTCTCAAAGGTCTTGAAGGTCTTTGTGGTCTTGGTCGTCACAGCCAATTCCGTGGCTGAAACCATCAGCCTCGCTCCCGAGATCATGCGCGGTGGAGAATCCGTCGCCTTCATATTCTCCATCCTCGACCGCCCCACAAGGATTGACCCGGATGACCCCGACGCTGAGCTGGTCGACTCCATCCGGGGCGATGTCGAGCTCCGCCACGTAGATTTCGCGTATCCATCGCGGCCGGAGGTGGCTATCTTCAAGGACTTCAGCCTCAGGATCCGTGCCGGGCAGAGCCAAGCTCTAGTCGGAGCAAGTGGTTCGGGAAAAAGCACTGTCATTGCGTTGGTGGAGCGATTCTACGATCCCGGAGCTGGGAAAGTTATGATCGACGGCAAAGATATAAGAAGTTTGAATTTGAGATCCCTCCGCCGCAGAATCGGGCTGGTGCAGCAGGAGCCGGTGCTGTTCGCGGCTAGCATATTCAACAACATTGCGTACGGGAAGGAAGGGGCGACAGAGGCGGAGGTGGTGGAAGCAGCGCGGGCAGCGAACGTGCACGCATTCGTGAGCGGGTTGCCCGACGGGTACAGGACTTCCGTGGGAGAGAAGGGCGTCCAGCTTTCGGGCGGGCAGAAGCAGCGGATTGCGATAGCGCGTGCGGTTATTAAGAATCCGTCGATACTTTTGCTGGACGAGGCGACGAGCGCCCTGGACGCGGAGTCGGAGTGCGTGCTGCAGGAGGCGCTGGAGAGGCTTATGAGAGGGCGGACGACCGTGGTCGTGGCCCATAGGCTTTCAACAATACGCGGCGTCGACAACATTGCAGTGGTTCAAGATGGACGCGTTGTGGAACAGGGCAGCCACAGACAACTCGTCAGTCGGCAAGATGGGGCTTATTCCAGGCTCTTGCAATTGCAACACCATCGgatttga